The DNA region TGGGTTCACCTCCCGCGCCCCCCGCGCTTGAGGCCGTGCCCGCGGGGGTACAGGCCGGGCAAGCTGACCGGCAGCCTGCCCCTGGGCTCCACCTCCCCGAACATCACCCGCACGGCCGCCTCCACCGCGCCGGGCGTGTACTCGTAGGTGGCCAGGTAGGTCCCCAGGGCGGGGAACGCCAGCAGGTCGTAGGGGTTGCGGACGGCGATGCCTATCACCCTCACCTGCGCCTCCAGCAGCTCCCTCATGAGCGCCGCCTGGTCGGGGTAGAGGTGGGCGTTGAGCGTGGCGTAGATCACCAGGTCCGCGCCCTCCACCTGCCGCAGGATGGCCGCCCGCGTCTCTGCGTCGTGGGCGGCGGGCACGGGCATGCCCTCCACCGAGACTCCCCTCCTGGCCACCGCGGCCGCCGCGAAGCCCTGGGGGAACCTGTTGTCCTCAGCCCAGGTGACCTCCTCCCTGGCAGGGTACAGCACGGCCACCCTCTCGAGAGCGGAGGCATCCAGGGGCAGCAGCCCCCAGTCGTCCCTGACCAGCGTCACACTAGCCTCGTAGACCCGCTGCGCGAGGCGAGCGTGCTCCTCACCTCCCACCCAGTCCGGGACGCCGCCCCCCAGGGCCTCCCGCCACGAGAGGCGCTCCTTGAGGCACATCACCCTGTCGGCGGCCTCTTGCAGCCTGTCCTCGGAGAGCGCGCCCTCCCGCAGCGCAGCGTACAGGGCGCGCACCGCGCCCACCTGCCTGTCGTGCCGGTGGGAGACGAGCGCGACGTCGGCCCCGGAGGCGATCGCCAGGACGGCCGACCTCTCAGTGCCTATGGTCTCCGACACGGCCCTCATCTCCAGGCAGTCGGTGATCACCAGCCCACCGAAGCCC from Thermobaculum terrenum ATCC BAA-798 includes:
- a CDS encoding glycoside hydrolase family 3 protein gives rise to the protein MPEDLRIEDLVGQVVAVGFPGHAPTPEVLQLIQRYRVGNVILFSRNVRDVQQLRELTATLQRAAFDAGHRQPLLIMIDQENGVVRRLGQGASVLPGSMALGAAGDPECARQVALTTGRELRALGVNMNLAPVADVNNNPANPVIGVRSFGEDPQAVGDMVAAAVEGYAEAGVISCLKHFPGHGDTAVDSHLALPVVPHDRARLESVELPPFRRGIEAGTDSIMVAHLHLPAIMANEAPSTVSPEVIDGLLRGELGFGGLVITDCLEMRAVSETIGTERSAVLAIASGADVALVSHRHDRQVGAVRALYAALREGALSEDRLQEAADRVMCLKERLSWREALGGGVPDWVGGEEHARLAQRVYEASVTLVRDDWGLLPLDASALERVAVLYPAREEVTWAEDNRFPQGFAAAAVARRGVSVEGMPVPAAHDAETRAAILRQVEGADLVIYATLNAHLYPDQAALMRELLEAQVRVIGIAVRNPYDLLAFPALGTYLATYEYTPGAVEAAVRVMFGEVEPRGRLPVSLPGLYPRGHGLKRGGRGR